The following proteins are co-located in the Micromonospora viridifaciens genome:
- a CDS encoding helix-turn-helix transcriptional regulator, which translates to MTVDDPWTGVTALVDPSRRTLYDYVRRAGHPVSREEASDATGMSRSLAAFHLDKLVNAGLLQARYQPQPGQLRGRGRSPKVYEPAGEGIAVTIPERRYQLIAEILAAAVDDDPTHADRAAGRHAHERGRALGAALAAEGADLTTALAHLGFEPDSAAERTLLRNCPFHGLATRHTALVCGLNHAFLTGLLLGLGTTDRHAVLAPNPGRCCVELAPTPDMHPGA; encoded by the coding sequence GTGACTGTGGACGACCCGTGGACCGGGGTGACCGCCCTGGTCGACCCGTCCCGACGCACCCTCTACGACTACGTGCGCCGCGCCGGCCACCCCGTCAGCCGCGAAGAGGCCAGCGACGCCACCGGCATGTCCCGGAGCCTGGCCGCGTTCCACCTGGACAAGCTCGTCAACGCCGGCCTGCTCCAGGCCAGGTACCAGCCGCAACCCGGCCAACTCCGCGGCCGAGGCCGTTCCCCCAAGGTGTACGAACCCGCCGGCGAGGGGATCGCGGTGACCATCCCCGAACGCCGCTACCAGCTCATCGCGGAAATCCTCGCTGCCGCTGTCGACGACGACCCCACCCACGCGGACCGGGCCGCCGGCCGGCACGCTCACGAGCGCGGACGAGCCCTCGGCGCCGCACTCGCCGCCGAAGGCGCCGACCTCACCACGGCACTGGCCCACCTCGGTTTCGAACCCGACTCCGCCGCCGAGCGGACCCTGCTGCGTAACTGCCCGTTCCACGGCCTGGCCACCCGCCACACCGCCCTCGTGTGCGGACTCAACCACGCCTTCCTCACCGGTTTGCTCCTCGGGCTGGGCACCACCGATCGGCACGCCGTCCTCGCACCCAACCCCGGCCGCTGCTGCGTCGAACTCGCCCCGACGCCGGACATGCACCCTGGCGCCTAG